From Camelina sativa cultivar DH55 chromosome 20, Cs, whole genome shotgun sequence, the proteins below share one genomic window:
- the LOC104770253 gene encoding basic 7S globulin-like: MAPRVIFVLLSLVFLYLANTSHSFEKFQSILHPIYRDMATNTYSIPLSIGPSEDFSKEFVLDLNGVGPLLQNCATATKSSSFHTIRCGSTRCTYANPNFSCANNTTTKTKTPCRSSDNARLFRDTVMLFYTNNGVYTRDSEKSFSLTLTCTDSAPLKGTIGLANTHLSIPSQLVSMYKLPPKMALCLPSIKDSGDLWIGKGEYYYLPYLKDISTIFASTPLIGNEKSGEYLIDVKSIQIGGKTVPILHGATKISTLAPYTVLETSIYKALLTAFSGNAKMAKAPAVKPFGACFRSNGGRGVPLIDLVLRGGAKWRIYGSNSLVKVNKNVVCLGFVDGGVNPKNPIVIGGFQMEDNLVEFDLKASKFSFSSSLLLHNTSCAVQRLSPN, from the coding sequence atggctcCTCGTGTGATCTTCGTACTcctctctcttgtttttctctACCTTGCAAACACATCACACTCGTTCGAAAAGTTTCAATCAATTCTACATCCTATTTATAGAGACATGGCCACAAATACCTACTCCATCCCTTTGTCCATCGGCCCGAGTGAAGACTTCAGCAAAGAATTCGTCCTTGACCTCAACGGAGTAGGACCGTTATTGCAAAACTGCGCCACAGCCACCAAATCCTCCTCCTTCCACACCATCAGGTGCGGCTCCACGAGATGCACCTACGCAAACCCCAATTTCTCCTGTGCCAACAACACCACCACTAAGACGAAGACCCCTTGTCGCTCCTCCGACAATGCCCGGCTCTTCCGAGATACCGTTATGTTATTTTACACAAACAATGGAGTATACACTAGGGACAGTGAAAAGAGCTTCTCGCTGACTTTAACCTGCACTGATAGTGCTCCTTTGAAAGGAACCATCGGTCTCGCTAACACTCACTTGTCGATTCCCTCGCAGCTAGTCTCCATGTACAAGCTTCCTCCAAAGATGGCTCTTTGTTTGCCCTCCATCAAAGATTCTGGTGACCTTTGGATCGGTAAAGGGGAATATTATTATCTGCCTTACTTAAAAGATATTTCTACGATCTTTGCCTCCACGCCTCTGATTGGTAATGAAAAGTCCGGTGAGTACTTGATCGATGTGAAGTCCATACAAATCGGTGGAAAGACCGTTCCAATACTTCATGGAGCCACGAAGATCTCCACTTTGGCTCCTTACACCGTATTGGAAACTTCCATCTACAAGGCTCTTCTCACAGCCTTCTCCGGAAACGCCAAGATGGCTAAAGCTCCAGCCGTGAAGCCTTTCGGTGCGTGCTTCCGCTCAAATGGAGGACGTGGAGTTCCTTTGATCGATCTGGTGCTTAGGGGAGGAGCTAAGTGGAGGATCTACGGTTCGAATTCGCTGGTGAAGGTGAATAAAAACGTTGTTTGTTTAGGGTTTGTGGACGGAGGTGTGAATCCGAAGAACCCTATAGTGATTGGCGGATTTCAGATGGAAGATAATTTGGTGGAGTTCGATCTCAAAGCTTCcaaattttctttctcttcttctcttttgcttcACAACACTTCTTGCGCAGTACAAAGGTTATCTCCTAATTAA